One Thermicanus aegyptius DSM 12793 DNA segment encodes these proteins:
- a CDS encoding ABC transporter substrate-binding protein → MRWFFRVMITVFVLGAIVAGCSFNSPPQSAGENAAREKSIVIGLQAEPTSLDAHQISDYNSSRAAMEMYDQLVQFKDESTEIEPDLAEKWDVSKDGLEYTFYLRKDVKFHDGTPFNAEAVKFSIDRQIDPKHPYHDSGQFAYAEFTFGMVDHVEVVDEYTVKIVLKEPYAPFLSNLAMHAASIVSPTAVKQYGKDFSRHPVGTGPFKFVSWNPGVEVILEKNPEYFKGAPKIDKLIFKPITEDQTRLTELEAGNLDLIVNVPPDDLERLKADPNLQVIEQSGMHVWWTAFNTQKKPFNDVRVRQAVNYAINKEAIVNEILKGTGELANSPLPPSIWGHNPNVKNYEYNPEKAKQLLAEAGYPNGFEVTYGVPESGSGMQQPTTMAAAIQADLEKVGIRVKIQTFEWGSYLDKVFVPYDQQKDMDMHQMSWIGDNGDPDNFLYILFSSKQWPTAGFNDAYYKNEEVDKLLDEARVTNDKKKRTELYEKAQELILKDAPWIIVDHEKQIVVAQKNVKNFKLHPTGVFRFANVDVD, encoded by the coding sequence ATGAGATGGTTTTTTCGTGTAATGATAACCGTTTTTGTACTAGGTGCAATCGTTGCAGGATGTTCTTTCAATTCGCCGCCACAATCAGCCGGTGAAAACGCTGCTCGGGAAAAGTCGATTGTGATCGGGTTACAGGCTGAGCCGACCTCTTTGGATGCCCATCAGATTTCGGATTACAATTCCAGCCGGGCAGCGATGGAAATGTATGACCAGCTGGTACAGTTTAAAGATGAGAGTACGGAGATTGAGCCCGATCTAGCGGAAAAGTGGGATGTGTCCAAGGACGGCTTGGAATACACGTTCTATTTGCGGAAAGATGTCAAGTTTCATGATGGAACTCCTTTTAATGCAGAAGCGGTAAAATTCAGCATTGACCGTCAAATTGATCCAAAACATCCCTACCATGATTCCGGCCAGTTCGCTTACGCCGAGTTTACGTTTGGCATGGTGGATCATGTGGAGGTGGTGGACGAGTATACCGTAAAAATCGTGCTGAAGGAGCCGTATGCTCCGTTTTTAAGCAATTTGGCCATGCACGCAGCCAGCATTGTCAGTCCGACAGCCGTCAAGCAATACGGAAAGGATTTCTCAAGACATCCGGTCGGAACCGGTCCATTCAAGTTTGTGAGCTGGAATCCCGGGGTAGAAGTGATTCTCGAAAAAAATCCGGAGTATTTTAAAGGGGCTCCCAAGATCGACAAGCTTATCTTCAAGCCCATTACGGAAGACCAAACCCGTTTGACCGAATTGGAAGCGGGGAATCTGGACTTGATTGTCAATGTCCCGCCCGATGACTTGGAAAGGTTGAAGGCAGACCCTAATCTACAGGTGATTGAGCAATCGGGGATGCACGTCTGGTGGACAGCCTTTAATACCCAAAAGAAACCTTTTAATGATGTACGGGTAAGGCAAGCGGTCAATTATGCCATCAACAAAGAAGCGATCGTAAACGAAATTTTGAAAGGGACGGGGGAACTTGCCAATTCTCCTTTGCCGCCAAGCATCTGGGGGCATAATCCCAATGTGAAAAACTACGAGTACAATCCGGAAAAAGCAAAACAGCTTTTGGCGGAAGCGGGTTACCCGAACGGGTTTGAAGTAACGTATGGGGTGCCTGAATCTGGATCGGGCATGCAACAGCCAACCACGATGGCCGCTGCCATCCAAGCGGATCTGGAAAAAGTAGGCATACGTGTTAAGATACAAACGTTCGAATGGGGATCTTACCTGGATAAGGTTTTTGTACCATACGATCAACAAAAGGATATGGACATGCATCAGATGTCCTGGATCGGAGATAACGGGGACCCGGATAATTTCCTCTATATCTTGTTTAGCAGCAAGCAATGGCCGACCGCCGGTTTTAATGATGCTTATTACAAGAATGAAGAAGTGGATAAATTGCTGGATGAGGCCCGGGTGACGAATGATAAGAAGAAACGAACCGAACTGTATGAAAAAGCCCAGGAATTGATCTTAAAAGATGCTCCATGGATTATCGTTGATCATGAAAAACAGATTGTGGTTGCCCAAAAGAACGTGAAAAACTTCAAGCTGCATCCAACGGGAGTTTTCCGATTTGCCAATGTCGATGTTGATTAA